A genomic segment from Gemmatimonadota bacterium encodes:
- a CDS encoding YncE family protein: protein MKRLLTIAGLLHFVTGCAGGSPDDTRPSPVPDAPASALEYRLYVANESSDMISRVVFDPATGARVEREIPIGIMPGDIDGPHGISVSPDGEHFYVTVAHGTPDGWVWKFRAGPDTPEGRITLGRFPASSGMTPDGRFLFVVNFNLHGDMVPSDLSVVFTPELREIARIPTCVMPHGSRVSASGDKHYHVCMHSDQIVQVRLPAFAVENRFSLQPGHEGLLDPEDLGGVDAVHHDPNLMCSPTWVATGRGIRADRFLYVACNRADEILEVDVEEWRVTRRFDTGRAPYNLDVAPDGRLLVATLKGGRAIEVFDLESGARTAHLETSREITHGVEISPDGRYAFVTNESIGSLPGSLDVFDLEGLERVATVELRLQPGGVDLWRVDPRGEGPAPEAAP from the coding sequence GTGAAGCGGCTCCTCACCATCGCTGGTCTCCTCCACTTCGTTACGGGGTGCGCTGGAGGGAGCCCGGACGACACGCGCCCTTCGCCCGTCCCCGACGCTCCCGCATCCGCGCTCGAATATCGGCTCTACGTCGCCAACGAGTCTTCCGACATGATCAGCCGGGTCGTCTTCGACCCGGCGACCGGGGCGCGCGTCGAACGGGAGATCCCGATCGGGATCATGCCAGGAGACATTGACGGGCCCCACGGGATCTCCGTATCCCCGGACGGGGAGCACTTCTATGTCACGGTCGCACACGGGACACCCGACGGGTGGGTCTGGAAGTTTCGGGCCGGCCCCGACACACCCGAAGGACGGATCACTCTCGGCCGTTTCCCCGCCTCCAGCGGGATGACCCCGGACGGCCGCTTCCTCTTCGTCGTGAACTTCAATCTTCACGGGGACATGGTCCCGTCGGACCTGTCCGTGGTCTTCACGCCCGAACTCCGCGAGATCGCGCGCATCCCCACCTGCGTGATGCCGCACGGGAGTCGGGTGAGTGCCTCCGGAGACAAGCACTACCACGTCTGCATGCATTCGGACCAGATCGTCCAGGTGCGGCTCCCTGCCTTCGCGGTCGAGAATCGCTTTTCCTTACAGCCGGGGCACGAGGGGCTCCTTGACCCCGAGGATCTCGGGGGAGTGGACGCGGTGCACCACGATCCAAACCTGATGTGCTCGCCGACCTGGGTCGCGACGGGGCGCGGGATTCGGGCCGACCGCTTCCTCTACGTCGCCTGCAACCGGGCGGACGAGATCCTCGAAGTGGACGTCGAGGAGTGGCGGGTCACGCGCCGGTTCGATACCGGGCGGGCGCCTTACAATCTCGATGTCGCTCCGGACGGGCGCCTCCTCGTGGCGACGCTCAAGGGAGGGCGCGCGATCGAGGTCTTCGACCTGGAGAGCGGTGCCCGCACGGCCCATCTCGAGACCTCGCGGGAGATCACCCACGGCGTGGAGATCTCTCCGGACGGGCGCTACGCCTTCGTGACCAACGAATCCATCGGATCTCTCCCCGGAAGTCTCGACGTCTTCGACCTGGAGGGCCTCGAGCGCGTGGCCACCGTGGAGCTGCGCCTCCAGCCGGGAGGAGTGGACCTCTGGCGCGTGGATCCGCGCGGCGAGGGCCCCGCCCCGGAAGCGGCGCCCTGA
- a CDS encoding YigZ family protein: MRRSRFIGTIAPAPDPDAAHAFIRSVQREMPDATHHCWAFVAGPPGSTAQVGLSDAGEPHGTAGRPILNTLLHSGVGEIVAVVTRYFGGVKLGKGGLGRAYASAVTGALETLPTTRRVPLVTVLIEVPHAVVGPICRALDILGASEREEAFQATARVEIRARVPAAGVPTLRSEVGRIAKGEGKVELVGAGSMERAE, from the coding sequence GTGCGGCGAAGCCGGTTCATCGGCACGATCGCTCCGGCTCCCGACCCGGATGCGGCCCACGCATTCATCCGGAGCGTCCAGCGGGAGATGCCGGACGCGACCCACCACTGTTGGGCATTTGTCGCCGGTCCGCCGGGGAGCACTGCGCAGGTCGGATTGAGCGACGCGGGAGAGCCGCATGGGACCGCGGGCCGGCCGATTCTGAACACTCTCCTGCACTCCGGAGTAGGGGAGATCGTGGCGGTCGTCACGCGGTATTTTGGGGGCGTGAAGCTCGGGAAGGGAGGGTTGGGCCGCGCCTATGCATCCGCGGTCACGGGTGCGCTCGAGACGCTTCCCACGACCCGCCGCGTGCCGCTCGTGACGGTTTTGATCGAGGTGCCCCATGCGGTCGTCGGGCCGATCTGTCGCGCGCTCGACATCCTGGGGGCCTCGGAGAGGGAGGAGGCATTCCAGGCGACGGCGCGAGTCGAAATCCGGGCCCGCGTACCCGCGGCGGGAGTCCCGACGCTCCGGTCCGAGGTGGGACGCATCGCCAAGGGGGAGGGGAAAGTGGAGCTTGTCGGCGCGGGCTCGATGGAGCGAGCGGAATGA
- the menH gene encoding 2-succinyl-6-hydroxy-2,4-cyclohexadiene-1-carboxylate synthase: protein MTRARDPGSPIRVLEIGPAGESVPLLLLHGFTGSARAWGAALLGALSAGRQVLAADLPGHGETPALSDPEDDGIEAVAKALAGALDQRGIDRADWVGYSMGGRVALAAAVTAPERVRRLVLESASPGIEEAAAREERREEDEALSTRIERLGMGWFVDYWMGQPIFDSQHRLSMKSLEETRALRLRNRPSGLAAALRGYGLGAQPSYWGALSSLRHPTLVLTGALDEKFTEIGARMAKVLPRGTHRSVENAGHAIHLEDPEGWLAEVTAFLNETGEEAGSD from the coding sequence ATGACCCGGGCGCGCGACCCGGGTTCGCCGATTCGTGTGCTGGAGATCGGCCCGGCGGGCGAGTCGGTCCCGCTCCTCCTCCTCCACGGCTTCACCGGAAGCGCCCGCGCGTGGGGAGCCGCCCTCCTCGGGGCGCTCTCCGCCGGCCGGCAGGTTCTCGCCGCCGACCTTCCCGGGCATGGCGAGACTCCCGCCTTGTCCGATCCCGAGGACGATGGCATCGAAGCGGTCGCGAAGGCGCTGGCCGGCGCGCTCGACCAGCGAGGGATCGATCGGGCCGACTGGGTGGGGTACTCGATGGGGGGGCGCGTCGCCCTCGCGGCAGCCGTCACAGCTCCGGAGCGCGTGCGGCGTCTCGTGCTCGAAAGCGCCTCTCCGGGAATCGAAGAGGCAGCGGCGCGGGAGGAGCGGCGGGAGGAGGACGAAGCCCTCTCCACCCGAATCGAACGGCTCGGGATGGGGTGGTTCGTGGACTACTGGATGGGGCAGCCCATCTTCGACAGCCAGCACCGCCTCTCCATGAAGTCGCTCGAGGAGACGCGTGCCCTTCGCCTGAGAAATCGTCCGTCCGGCCTCGCCGCCGCCCTGCGGGGATATGGCTTGGGCGCTCAACCCTCCTATTGGGGAGCGCTCTCCAGCCTCCGCCACCCCACCCTCGTTCTGACGGGCGCGCTCGATGAGAAGTTCACGGAGATCGGAGCCCGAATGGCGAAGGTGCTTCCGCGGGGCACCCATCGCTCGGTCGAGAACGCGGGGCACGCCATCCACCTCGAGGATCCGGAGGGCTGGCTCGCGGAAGTGACGGCGTTCCTGAACGAGACCGGAGAAGAAGCGGGCTCCGATTGA